A single genomic interval of Armatimonadota bacterium harbors:
- the dpdH gene encoding protein DpdH produces MTDGQSTSFENHVCWKTERIPRVMDTEALQVEDDVFLAVHSPMRMRQANVIAGETGGPILTQEGFRSAFLDADKNHVLAMVQGWPGSGKSHLIRWLSVTTPRTADRHIVLVPRANTNLKKVVELILEGMEGATFDALRDRLRQTSNDLSPALARELLLSHLAIAVGPNGPRSGDEQLTGEAAEAREELVEELPALLNDAAFRRPFLAEGSIVDQLARHAVGRTDAERQESRRQFTTTDLALDRWQLNIADLGKKARNVYGSLRSETYRQTVVDWMNRNLDAALRQMLNLGREDVNDLLFQVRETLATQGRELVLLIEDFARLQGIDQPLLEAVLVRPVQGDRRLCVLRTAMAVTPGFYAVLKENVRDRVDLAVNLDLEGVGVHRVITRGDLAAFAARYLNAVRVNQGELKEWAVGSQQAEPPSSPPNACLRCPHQEVCHRTFGNGKEYGVYPFTESALDEMFRRAVESREHADYFSPRVLIDHVLKHVLAHDTEALREGRFPPTALLTHFGRGRMPASKEDQLKRRVPADMLGRYRTVYELWGNPEQLGGVPDGVFRGFGLKPLEDNPGEAPSYSATERDPEPTVVERDKPIHGQREPLPGVKELDAWANGGHLSPDLSKDLRTTLFEATVAYIDWDAEMLAQDAFVGDGRLFKRLCINIQRQSTQVSQATISVILPLAGWDNTQTAIALQGLVQHQLHRHWQFEEGARYQRAYARLLSDISKHVLSQIRDLPTGSGWDPLSSAVELLAIGARLRGRITSTSEPEKQIDSLFAPWEGESIPDFRSPVWKALLRDFVELGDKVSRIVKARASCTKGGALPAQIVDAGPLLSLLKKTVRLALPSTCIPSPLPSEYSDIERLRKKVDDALETAVVQERARYFEWRDTLRRNVSEGTSQTALASAVEKVLHTASGMGVVPALGGMPEPRALIDSAKEFAAIPLGPTLEAMNSLSSTSQLNEWLDILGRDDLHIPMEKTRRFLDLLGRVLTATEDRVIQDIQHTSGGATLGGEEAAIRTGFDTLVDLCSMIAQEDAHAS; encoded by the coding sequence ATGACGGATGGACAAAGCACTAGTTTTGAGAACCATGTGTGCTGGAAAACGGAACGAATCCCGCGCGTGATGGATACTGAGGCGCTTCAAGTAGAGGATGACGTCTTTCTCGCCGTCCATTCCCCGATGCGGATGCGTCAGGCGAACGTCATCGCTGGGGAGACGGGCGGCCCCATCCTGACTCAGGAGGGATTTCGTTCTGCATTCCTAGATGCAGACAAAAACCACGTGCTTGCTATGGTTCAAGGTTGGCCAGGATCCGGAAAGTCCCATCTTATACGATGGCTTTCGGTCACGACACCCCGCACAGCAGACCGTCACATTGTGCTCGTTCCTAGAGCGAACACAAACCTAAAAAAGGTTGTCGAGCTTATCTTGGAGGGCATGGAAGGCGCGACCTTTGACGCCCTCCGCGACAGACTTCGGCAGACATCCAACGATCTTAGCCCCGCACTTGCGCGTGAATTGCTGTTGAGCCACCTTGCCATTGCCGTTGGGCCGAACGGGCCCCGGTCCGGGGACGAACAACTAACTGGCGAAGCGGCCGAGGCCCGCGAGGAACTCGTCGAAGAACTGCCGGCCCTGCTAAACGATGCGGCATTTCGGCGACCATTTCTCGCCGAGGGTAGCATCGTCGATCAACTAGCACGCCACGCCGTCGGACGCACGGATGCGGAACGGCAAGAGAGCCGTCGTCAGTTCACGACAACGGACCTGGCGTTGGACCGATGGCAACTCAACATCGCCGACCTTGGCAAGAAGGCTAGAAACGTTTACGGCAGCCTGCGATCCGAAACCTATCGACAGACCGTTGTCGACTGGATGAACCGCAACCTCGATGCCGCGTTGCGACAGATGCTCAACCTGGGACGAGAAGACGTGAATGACCTCTTGTTCCAGGTACGGGAAACGTTGGCGACGCAAGGACGAGAGTTGGTCCTGCTTATCGAGGACTTCGCCCGTTTGCAGGGAATCGACCAACCGTTGCTTGAAGCCGTTCTCGTGCGCCCAGTTCAGGGTGACCGCCGGCTTTGCGTTCTGCGCACGGCGATGGCCGTCACGCCGGGTTTCTACGCCGTGCTCAAAGAGAACGTACGGGACCGGGTCGACCTCGCGGTGAACCTCGACCTGGAAGGTGTTGGTGTCCACCGTGTTATCACTCGGGGGGATCTCGCGGCCTTTGCCGCCCGGTACCTGAATGCCGTAAGAGTAAACCAGGGTGAATTGAAGGAGTGGGCCGTCGGCTCCCAACAGGCCGAGCCGCCTTCTTCACCGCCCAATGCTTGTCTGCGCTGCCCACACCAAGAGGTGTGCCATCGTACATTTGGTAACGGTAAAGAGTATGGGGTATACCCCTTCACGGAATCCGCGCTGGATGAGATGTTCCGGCGCGCCGTTGAGAGTCGTGAGCATGCCGACTATTTCAGCCCCCGCGTGCTGATAGATCATGTGCTGAAACACGTCTTGGCCCATGATACCGAGGCGTTGCGAGAAGGGCGTTTCCCTCCCACCGCTTTGCTCACGCACTTCGGCCGGGGACGCATGCCTGCCAGTAAGGAAGATCAGCTCAAGAGAAGGGTCCCTGCTGACATGTTAGGTCGGTATCGTACCGTCTACGAACTTTGGGGCAACCCGGAGCAGTTGGGAGGCGTACCTGATGGCGTCTTTCGTGGCTTTGGCCTGAAACCACTCGAGGATAATCCCGGAGAGGCACCAAGTTACAGCGCAACTGAGCGGGATCCAGAGCCTACTGTAGTCGAGCGTGACAAACCCATTCACGGTCAGCGAGAACCGTTACCAGGGGTAAAGGAACTCGATGCGTGGGCCAACGGCGGACATCTGTCACCCGACCTTAGCAAGGATCTTCGAACAACCCTCTTCGAAGCCACTGTGGCATACATCGATTGGGACGCAGAGATGTTGGCGCAAGATGCGTTTGTAGGAGACGGACGCCTGTTCAAGCGGCTGTGCATCAATATCCAACGGCAATCGACCCAAGTCAGCCAAGCCACTATTTCCGTCATATTGCCTCTCGCTGGTTGGGACAACACTCAGACGGCGATCGCTCTCCAAGGGCTTGTCCAACATCAGTTGCACCGTCACTGGCAGTTTGAGGAAGGAGCACGCTACCAACGCGCCTACGCTCGACTCCTGTCTGACATATCAAAGCACGTGCTCAGCCAAATCCGTGATCTCCCTACCGGTTCCGGATGGGACCCATTGTCCTCTGCAGTCGAACTGCTTGCCATTGGGGCCCGCCTACGCGGCCGGATCACATCAACATCCGAACCTGAGAAGCAGATAGACAGCCTGTTCGCGCCTTGGGAAGGCGAGTCTATCCCGGATTTTCGCTCACCAGTCTGGAAAGCACTCTTGCGCGATTTCGTGGAATTGGGTGACAAAGTCAGCAGGATCGTTAAGGCCCGCGCTAGTTGCACTAAGGGCGGTGCACTGCCGGCCCAAATAGTAGATGCCGGCCCCTTGCTATCGCTCCTGAAGAAGACTGTTCGTTTGGCTCTGCCGTCGACGTGCATTCCATCTCCACTGCCGTCTGAGTACAGCGACATCGAGCGCCTTCGAAAGAAGGTCGATGATGCTTTAGAGACCGCCGTGGTTCAGGAACGCGCTCGATATTTCGAATGGCGCGACACACTGCGTCGAAACGTGTCCGAGGGGACTTCTCAGACGGCACTCGCTTCCGCTGTGGAGAAGGTACTGCACACGGCCTCCGGCATGGGTGTCGTACCGGCCCTTGGTGGCATGCCAGAACCACGGGCGCTGATCGACTCGGCAAAGGAATTCGCGGCCATTCCGTTAGGTCCCACTCTCGAAGCGATGAATTCCCTTTCATCAACCAGTCAGCTCAACGAATGGTTGGACATATTGGGTCGCGATGACTTGCATATCCCCATGGAGAAAACGCGCAGATTCCTGGATCTCTTAGGAAGAGTACTGACGGCAACTGAGGATCGCGTCATTCAGGACATACAACATACTTCGGGTGGCGCGACGTTGGGTGGCGAGGAGGCCGCTATCCGGACAGGATTCGACACACTGGTTGATCTCTGCTCAATGATTGCTCAGGAGGATGCACATGCTTCTTGA
- the dpdG gene encoding protein DpdG, with amino-acid sequence MSVLNTTAPTPSRLAGVVRYLLTASLEGENRTRLIALMSPPSLLDSSEPEMIKQTLTEAAKLGLVTLVEGRYVLTPSVRAAFPNGHFTTDGLRAVLRQLIFSPENAENHDLAKLLAWFMAQEPSVIVGTENGLDKALREQTGDNRMGLMSGVRYGNFGFWAVYLGFAWKHSSPGVGKALVPDPSTTISTLLPTLFSGVNDDALPIIPFCDRLADLCPVLPGGSFGRDEPWEQPAVFDETLAPTVANAFLSLQERAEVELLHLADAGGVVFREGRSTNRITHVRYTGGSVL; translated from the coding sequence TTGAGCGTCTTGAATACCACAGCTCCCACACCGAGTCGCCTCGCCGGTGTGGTACGTTACCTCCTGACCGCATCCCTTGAAGGCGAAAACAGAACTCGGCTTATCGCTCTGATGTCACCACCGTCGTTGCTCGACTCCAGCGAACCTGAGATGATTAAGCAGACGTTGACTGAAGCGGCAAAACTGGGTCTCGTAACGTTGGTTGAGGGCCGGTATGTGTTGACACCGTCCGTCCGAGCCGCTTTTCCCAATGGTCACTTCACTACCGACGGACTACGTGCGGTCCTACGACAGCTGATTTTTTCACCGGAGAACGCGGAGAATCATGACCTGGCCAAACTGCTTGCATGGTTCATGGCGCAGGAGCCCTCTGTTATCGTGGGGACGGAGAACGGACTCGACAAGGCCTTGCGGGAACAGACTGGAGATAATCGCATGGGCCTAATGAGCGGCGTACGCTATGGCAATTTTGGATTCTGGGCCGTGTACTTGGGCTTTGCGTGGAAGCACAGTTCTCCCGGCGTAGGCAAGGCGCTGGTTCCCGATCCGTCGACCACCATCAGCACCCTATTGCCGACCCTTTTCTCGGGCGTCAACGATGATGCGCTACCTATCATTCCGTTTTGTGATAGGCTTGCCGATCTTTGCCCCGTTTTACCAGGCGGGTCGTTTGGACGCGATGAGCCCTGGGAGCAGCCAGCAGTATTTGATGAAACACTGGCTCCGACGGTGGCCAACGCGTTCTTGTCCCTACAAGAGCGAGCCGAGGTGGAGTTACTGCATCTTGCTGACGCAGGCGGTGTGGTGTTTCGGGAGGGACGAAGCACGAACCGCATCACGCACGTCCGCTACACAGGAGGGTCTGTGCTATGA
- the dpdF gene encoding protein DpdF, translating into MMPTTQLDEFSYVRDVLSGHQIGDPTLCQTRCYRRLLSALRSERTSAADRAALVRQVIRHESTRPHGAGAVLTVPVEDRWPDKDLWALHGVDAFATASGFLQLRARPWRPDWLRHIPDEGLDAAACGEKTRREDQRVTGDPFLQILGRSTYLSPGQRQAVRAVLSAPPGSTLVVNLPTGSGKSLCAHIQSLVPSMPGHGGGVVVVVVPTTALCLDQARTLAPHFPHPTAYFAGSDDESKLRNLGIRQRIADGTQGIVFTSPESVIGSLKPVLYRAARQGYIRAFVVDETHMVDQWGDDFRSPFQEMAGLRRRLLRECAGSPFTTTLLSATLTETTLDMLEGLFGTPGPFAMVSAAQVRPEPAYWLASCQSESVKQERLMEALRHLPRPLILYTTRVNDAKSWGELLASAGYRRFAVMTGKSHRDERERIIREWAAAKLDIVVATSAFGLGVDKDDVRAVVHACVPETLDRFYQEVGRGGRDGRASISLMAYTGKDVKTGHSMGQRRLIGLERGLQRWAQMFDNKERTEDPDRFRVPVDVPPGYTVEDIDMQSELNEDWNIRTLTLMSRAGMLELDDDPPPIPSPESEGATPEGRWRVVRVLAPDHLREEAWERRVKPLREDAQRRGNLEWEFMTNVLHPHCCIGEILQRAYDIPARRSEPRRPEVSVSLCCGGCPFCRKVANGTVIISPPTPPPPWAPSQSCGPRLATICASTPWLGLFYPVTESRDHHSRRMSRLLRWCIGEGVQCVVAPSGIWDSLLEERPELARRPIFCATEYSLDLPRVPTVVFHASNAVIPRYPLRSSETRRAPTILVLPENARDPEKPDCLLRDLLSCPHFHLEEFEEREVL; encoded by the coding sequence ATGATGCCAACAACGCAACTTGACGAATTCTCCTACGTGCGGGATGTCTTAAGTGGGCACCAAATTGGGGACCCGACCCTTTGCCAAACACGATGCTACCGGCGTCTGCTTTCTGCGCTCCGATCTGAGCGCACTTCGGCGGCAGACCGCGCAGCTCTGGTTCGTCAGGTGATCCGCCACGAATCCACCCGACCGCATGGTGCCGGAGCTGTCTTGACGGTGCCGGTTGAGGACAGATGGCCAGACAAGGACCTTTGGGCACTCCACGGTGTAGATGCGTTTGCGACCGCGTCGGGCTTTTTGCAGCTCCGGGCGAGGCCCTGGCGACCCGATTGGCTACGTCACATTCCAGATGAAGGGCTTGACGCCGCGGCTTGTGGAGAGAAAACGCGACGCGAAGACCAGCGAGTGACAGGTGATCCGTTTCTCCAGATACTCGGACGGAGCACCTACCTTAGTCCGGGGCAACGACAGGCGGTGCGCGCTGTCCTTTCGGCGCCACCCGGGTCCACACTCGTCGTAAACCTGCCAACAGGCAGCGGGAAGAGCCTTTGCGCGCACATCCAGAGTTTGGTACCAAGTATGCCTGGCCATGGGGGAGGAGTCGTTGTGGTGGTTGTTCCCACCACCGCGCTGTGCCTCGACCAAGCTCGGACCTTGGCGCCGCACTTTCCTCATCCTACGGCGTATTTCGCCGGTTCTGACGATGAGAGCAAGCTTCGCAATCTCGGAATTCGGCAACGAATTGCTGATGGGACGCAAGGCATTGTGTTTACCTCCCCCGAGAGTGTGATTGGCAGCCTGAAGCCGGTTCTCTACAGGGCGGCCAGACAGGGATATATTCGGGCGTTTGTCGTGGACGAAACCCACATGGTTGACCAGTGGGGCGACGATTTCCGTTCGCCATTCCAGGAAATGGCAGGACTTCGCCGCCGTCTACTACGCGAGTGCGCAGGCTCGCCATTCACCACCACATTGCTCTCTGCAACACTCACCGAAACGACGCTTGACATGCTTGAGGGCCTGTTCGGCACGCCAGGTCCATTCGCCATGGTTTCGGCTGCCCAAGTGCGCCCAGAGCCGGCCTATTGGCTGGCGTCGTGTCAATCGGAATCCGTAAAGCAGGAACGGCTGATGGAGGCACTCCGCCACCTCCCACGCCCGCTTATTCTCTACACGACCAGAGTGAATGATGCGAAAAGCTGGGGGGAACTCCTGGCAAGCGCCGGTTACCGGCGGTTCGCCGTGATGACCGGCAAGAGTCATCGCGATGAACGGGAGCGGATCATCCGCGAGTGGGCCGCCGCGAAACTGGACATTGTGGTAGCTACCTCAGCGTTCGGGCTTGGTGTGGACAAAGATGACGTGCGTGCGGTCGTACACGCATGCGTTCCAGAGACGCTAGATCGCTTTTACCAAGAGGTCGGGCGTGGCGGGCGCGATGGCCGCGCATCGATCTCGTTAATGGCGTACACAGGAAAAGACGTCAAGACCGGGCACAGCATGGGCCAAAGGCGCTTGATTGGCCTGGAGCGAGGGCTGCAGCGTTGGGCCCAGATGTTTGACAACAAAGAGAGAACCGAAGACCCGGACCGTTTTAGAGTGCCGGTTGATGTCCCACCGGGGTATACAGTAGAGGACATCGACATGCAAAGTGAGTTGAATGAGGACTGGAACATCCGCACCCTGACGCTAATGTCTCGCGCCGGGATGCTGGAATTGGACGATGATCCACCGCCGATCCCGTCGCCAGAATCGGAAGGAGCAACGCCTGAAGGTCGTTGGCGCGTTGTGCGGGTTCTAGCTCCGGACCACCTCCGCGAAGAAGCTTGGGAGCGAAGGGTCAAACCGCTGAGGGAGGACGCACAACGCCGCGGTAACTTGGAATGGGAGTTCATGACAAACGTGCTCCACCCGCATTGCTGCATCGGAGAGATACTGCAGCGGGCATATGATATACCTGCTCGACGTAGTGAACCCCGGCGGCCCGAAGTTTCAGTTTCCCTCTGTTGCGGTGGGTGTCCGTTTTGCCGCAAGGTTGCCAACGGCACCGTTATCATCTCTCCTCCTACACCTCCTCCCCCGTGGGCACCAAGCCAGTCTTGCGGCCCACGCCTTGCCACGATCTGCGCGAGTACCCCTTGGTTAGGACTCTTCTACCCTGTTACAGAATCACGGGACCACCATAGTCGACGTATGTCACGACTGCTCCGATGGTGTATCGGCGAGGGTGTGCAATGTGTCGTCGCTCCATCGGGTATTTGGGACAGCTTGCTGGAAGAACGCCCGGAATTGGCCCGGCGCCCCATCTTCTGCGCCACTGAATATTCGCTAGATCTACCTCGCGTTCCGACGGTCGTTTTCCATGCCAGCAACGCAGTGATCCCACGGTATCCACTTCGCTCCTCGGAAACTCGCCGGGCACCAACTATTCTAGTTCTCCCAGAGAACGCGCGAGACCCGGAAAAGCCGGACTGCCTCCTCCGCGACCTTCTATCCTGTCCCCATTTTCATTTGGAGGAGTTCGAAGAAAGGGAAGTGCTTTGA